A region of the Falco rusticolus isolate bFalRus1 chromosome 6, bFalRus1.pri, whole genome shotgun sequence genome:
ACCGGTTATAGTCACAGGTTCATTTCTGCACCTATTCATTTCAAACTCAATAGAAATCATTCTGTTATCTGGAAATACAGACACTGATGCACTAGGTGCTACTAAACACCTGTGACTACATCCTTTCAAACTGTAAGGTGGGCAGATGAAGAGTAAGTGGCTTTGAATCAGCATGTGGTGAAGCATTTTTGTGGTAATGCAGAAATCCACAGGGTTAGGAggtctgtattttcaaagagaaagtGCCCAGTAGGTTTAAGGGAGATCAAGCGGTTTGGCATGGGAAAGTACTTACTGTTTAGGCAGACAAGCTGCATCTTCCAGAAGAGAGAGAGCTGCCTGAACCATGGCAATTGGGGTGGCAACATAGCCAGGCtctgacaaaataaaaaccaaaaccaagatTATATTCTACACACTGTATGTGGTTTACCTACAGCACGCTGAAGAATGATCTCTTTGGCAATGAAATAGCCTTCTCCATTTAAAACCAACTTTTTTACCTGGTACTCATTCCAAGTAGCTGATGAAATCCTTAAGATCTAATCTGGACAAATCCTGCTTCAAAGGCAGGGCTCTAACCACCCAACAGCCTTGAGTGACCACAGCGCAGTGACAGAGGGCTCCTCCTGACAGCAAGAGCTTTCCCCATCCCGTGTTTAAACTCAGACTTTCTCTGTGAGACTGCTGCATTCAGTGACAGCTCTAGGTATTTAAGGAAACTCAGCTTCATTAACTCCTTCCTGAATATACATTCTGGGTGTCTCTCCCCTCAAAGGAATGATATGAACGTAAGTATGTTGTAGCTAGAAATGAAACCATGCCAGATCTGATTTCAGTTTGCTCACAGCAGACTGGAGAGAAGCAAGCGTAAAGTCTAGGCTGTAACAACTGAAAACTATTAAAGCACTCTCCCTTTAACTGCTCTACTCcgcaaaaatgaaaattgcaacagcgaaaggaaggaaagagaagggcaAGAACGCACACAAATTGGCCATTTCAAAAAACGCTAGTGTCCAAGGTGACGCTCTGCTAAGGCTGCTGACTTTAACCCTCAGGAGTGCTTGCTGCATGGACAAAGGCATAGCAGTGGAACCATACACCTATTTTAGAGCAGAGAACGCAAGACAAAAGCTGTGAGCTGCTACTAACGTATGTACCTGGTCCTTTCACTTCAGTGCAGATCTTGACGTTTGGTTTGCCATTCTGGGGATCTTGCCCCTCGCTGTAACCCTCACCAAAAAAAGTCATTGTAAACGAGGTTCCGTCCATCTGCAGCCGACAAGACACATGGTCACCAAAACAGTAACTCCCTTGTATCAGGCAAGCACAAGCAGTAAATACAAGTATCTACCGTACCAAATACTATGAGCTATCTAAACATGAGCATAGTTATTTTGAGCTGTTGCTTAAAAGGTGCAATCCCATTAAATTTTTAATCACTTCCACTTTGTTGGAACTGTTACTGAAGTCCATGTATTCTCTCAGTGCTTTCAGTCCTGGGTTTTTGATACTCAGTCTCACTCTGCCATCACCTATGACAGGTTGAGTGCTGTGATCCGTCCGCATAAATACATCAGACCCAGCAACATGatctggttttttcctcctataaGTTCTACACACTTCAATGTGTAATAAAAGAAGGCATGATTATTTAATAGTCAAAGCTATCTGAACAGGCACACACAATGTGCACCTAGGAATTGTTTCTCTGAggcccagcagctgcctctaGATCACTGTTCTACCGTTACCATAACACATTTATTCAATAATTGTGATGGAAAACAGTCAGTTACCTGTTTCTGAGTTGGTCCTTCCTTTGTGAAGCgtccagcagagaaaaaagccGGGTACTACATAATAAGAGGGGAAATGGAGGGAGACCAACAGTaaactagagagaaaaaaaaaaaaaaaaaaaaatctacacacACTCaattcttttgtgttttgattaCTTACTTTTGTCAGAAGTTTTCTTCCAAGGCTAAACTTcacaagaagaagaaataaaatgccagCAAACATCAGCTTGATAACAGAGCCAAGACCACCCACATTCACATAAGCGCCATACTGCACCTGAGGCAAAGATACACCTTCAGTGATAGAATTTACATGAAAATTCTTATATCTAttcatctgtaaaaataaatatccccAAATTAGGATGCAGTTGTTTGACACAACAGATAGCTGTTTAAATAGGGCCTTAAACAACTGTCTTAGTTCTAAACAACTCTTTGAATAATGCTTCACTTTACAAATCCTATGAGAAGACAGTATGAGGGAGCAAGCACAGTAAGTAAGAGTGGGAAACCTTAAAGATGTGTTTTGGTATCCGACTTCAGGCTTCTTTCCAGGtatcctcctttcctcctctttgtgCTTTAGTTTAAAGAGAAACTGAGGCCTGCCTTTAGAATTCTGGAAGAGCAATAGCAAGCCTTGCTCCTTGGTAGTTTCCAAGTACATTTTTAGAGCCTTATCTCACCTTCATCCCTTAACTGATGCCTGTGATTCTGCACAGCTGTTACACAGATTGTGGGGGCTGATCTCTCAGGgaaccacagaaaacaaaacctaaacatCTCTTCCACCACCACCGCTTCACACTGCCTCTACTCTGCACGCCAGAGACCCAGGCGTCAAAGTCATCTCCAGATACAAGTGAGCAGCATATGGATTCTTTATCAGAATGCTGACTGCACTATACTGGCCTGACTAGGGTTACAGAGACTATGATGCTTGTGGAAGCTCTACTACTAAAAAAAGGCTTTGCACAGGAACAGAATTTAATGCATTTGTCATTCCCCAAAATCAGGAAGCCtacctttcaaatatttctgtgactCAGGGCTTCTGTTCCCTACAAATACACACCCAGGAATCAGACAGCATGAGAAACCTACAAGAGACGCTCAAAACTATTCGCTAGCAGCAGGAAGTGAGCACATCAGGCAGAGTATCAAGCAGTATGAAACAGGCCAACACACCCAGAACCTGGGCCACGTCACGTCAGGCAGCTTCCAAAGGTGATCAGAAGGAAAAGCACGCTGTACTTCATTACTATTTACCCTGCTACAGAAACCCTATTACACAGATCTGCACTAAGAACACTTAATACATAAAGGAAGGATTTGTGTAATAAAGACATAGCATACTTGTAACTTACAGGTGTTTCCTGCAACTCTGTGTGCAAGTAACGCTGAGACCGTTTCACAACGGAAGCATCAGATCCCATGAATGGAATGCAGTACTGTTTGAATTCCTGACTGTAAAACACAAGTCCTCTgcaaatgggggaaaaaaaaaaaaaaaggggggggtcAGAAAAAAAGTCCTCAAGTGTTAATGTTCACGCAAACCGAAAGAAACTGATCCTAACAGCCCTACCAGTACTGGCTTTTTCTCAAGCATTCTTAGGACATCATCATTTCTCTCATTGAAAGCAAACCATTCCAAATTTATCCCTGGTTCCATGCACTACAGCAAGGTTGAATTCGATGACCAGAATAACACTCttctcacatttctttcttctgttctacTGCTCGCTTCCGAAATCAAACTCAGAAGTTTGCCAGGCCACTAGAAGTCTCTTAGAACAAAGTAACTTTGAGACTCCATAAATGCTGGGTCAtgttcttttttcagtgaaatacgAGCTTATCTTCAATTCTATTAGATGAGCATCTATGTGTTCATATTATAGCTAAGTCCTAAATGCATCTTTTTAGTATTCAATGGTATGTCAACAATCTCTGTAATAGATACTGAACCGTTAGAAGACGGCATGTCTCACATCTTATGTTTCTTATACCTTCTTTTAAGTTTTGCACCAACTACTGGAACAGGGGTGTATCCTATCCTTTTACGAAGCTTCCTCAGGTTGTCTTGATCTGCGAGGCCATAAACAGCTGACTTCCAGGTCCCATCATGTACACAAGAACCCTGGTGACACACCATAAACCAGTCATTAATTCAGTATCAGAAATAATACAGTTTCACGTATTGTTTTCACATGTTTTCGTAATGGCCTTTAGAGTTGCCACATACGTGTATTATGATCACATGCATTGAAGTTATattgaaatatgtatttcaatACGCCATACACAATACAGCCAAGGTGGGTTATGGTGGCTGAacgccaggtgcccaccaagccactcttATCACTCCCCCCTCCCACTCTGTAggacagggaggggagaaagtaagatggtgaaaaaaaccccaacctcgtgagtcaagataaaggcagtttaataaagcaaaagccaaggccgcctgcagaagcaaaggaaaacaagagatCCTTTCACTCCTTCCCATCAGCGAGCAAGCGCAGCCgctgcctgggaagcagggcttcagtatgcatagcggttgctccagaagacaaacgCAGTAACAAATGTCCCTcacccctcctcctttctcttagcttttatcGCCAAGTAGATGTCCTATGAgacagaatatccctttggtcagtgtgggtcagctgtcctggctgtgtcccctcccgggACCTTGCCCGCCCCCCGGCTGCTGGCTGTGTGTGTGGGAATGCTGGAGAGGCAGCCTcgatgctgtgccagcaccgctcagcagcagccagaaccCTGGGGTGTTATCAGCACCTTCCTGGCTCCCAGTGCACAGCACGGCActgtgggggctgctgcggggaaaattaactccgtctcagccagacccaacaCTAtctccaccccttattccatacaATTTGCATCATGCTCAGGTCCCACATAATTTAACACATAGGTATGCAATTCTCTCTCCTAACCATCCCATTGTATTTAATTCTCATTACTTAAATTCCTTCTTGTCAACAATTACAACTTATACTACAGACTTAAACCACCTTTATAGCCAACATACAGATTTATATATTCTCATTAACTGCTCTCCTCTGTCCTTTAACAGGTGGGTATTACTCTGCCATTCTATGGACTTCTGCCACTCCTCCAGATGTTCATAAGAACAGGCTGTGACTTGGGCTCCATCTGTCAAGATGGGTGCTCaggacaggagaagcagcatgttCAACTGCTGGGCACCAACACCAGCTTGGTTTAGGTCATCGTTGCACTATTTTAATAGTGTCCTTAGAATTATGACACTATTACAATTATGACATACACGTATTATCGTTACACGCACTAAACTGTaatgaaacacacacaccccaaacaaaaaaaacaaacagccaaACACTAGGATTGCTGGCAACACACTATGTACCTGTTACTGTGTGCGACTCCTTCCCACATCTCTGCACAAACTTAAGCATCTCTTCATACAGGTTAACACAACAAGCTTTAGGTCGACAGACAATGCAAACCAACCTTAAAAAAGGGTGCTTGCTTAGGATACTTTTATTAGCTCCTAAAGAATAATGTTCTTGGACTCATGATCATCAAAGTACTGCCAGCTCATTCCTTCGTCTGAATTAATGTCACAACATTTACTCTAATAGGCTATGGTGATGTTATCATAAATACCTCCGAGTCTCCAAGTAGGTATAAAGCAACTAACCTCAGGCCCAGACTTCACCGTCAGAAAACTTTCAACAGCAGTTAAGGTACCTTTAAGGGAGGAGAAAACATGACTTGGCATATGCACTCAGTTCACAAAGCCAGAGCACGCTCTGCTAGACTCAAACAGCCAGCCACTGACACTGGCAGTTGAAAAGGCAATCTCGCATCTTTTtctcaaagtaaaataaacataagATGAAGTTCCGCAGCTCTTTGAGTTAGTAAATACCAAATTTCTCATGTAAAGTACTTCAATAAGGGTCACAAATATTATCTTTACCCACTACAGTTTTCATTTGTCATATCTAGTTAGTGAGATCATGTAAGtaatcaatgaaaaaaaaaatattattagaagccatatttaaattttctccaagtttcaaaataaagGGTGACATTGGCTGTGAAGACTGAGATGGGCTTACAGATTTTGGTAGACCTTAACTACAAAAAgaccccaaccaaccaacccacaaaAAGCCTGAAACACACAAGGTATCCTAAAACATTCCATTTTCCAACAGCCTGTGTTTTGCAAAGAATCCTTAGTTGGGATGAGCAGCAAAACAACTCctccaaattctgctttgttctgctttgctcagTTCCTTCAGAGACTGTAAAACTACTTGTAGGGGCAAATTTCAGCAGAGGAAGCAACAAGGTGGTAATAACCATAAAGTCAAAATAGGAAGAGATAAAACCcatctgtatttaaaacaagtaTCAGACAGCAGATCATAATCCCATGAACAACCAGACACTCATTTCCTTGCCTCTCCCTCCAATCGGATCCAGATTGAgttttcttaaactgaaaagTTGATGATACACTCTAATGTAAAGCAATCCCACTTAATAGCAGTTTTAATGGTACATACAAGCAAAGCACTTGCGTACTCTTACTAGCCCTTCCAATGTGAAGTCAGACCTGATGAACAAACTATCCTCATTTGAGATTAGGATCGAGTACTATTTGCATAGAATTAAATCATCTCACATCTTTTCTTGAATATatttgccctctttcagttaCTGTCTAGCAGCCCCTAAAGAAAAAGGCACCGTGTGGCACCACCTACTGCACTCACCCAGCAGCTTCTTGGTGCTGACGGTAGGAAAAACTTCGGACACCCCATCACCCACCGATTTTCGAGCCCTTTCCTGCAACCTTGCTGGACCCACTGTCTCTTCCCTATGAGACCCTGGGCACACGCGGCAGTGCGCTGAGGCTTGCCTAGGGACACCCACAGCCGGCTGCTGGGACCTGTGGGCTCTGTTCTCGGTCAGCAGCGTTGCCTGGAACCCCTCCTCCACCCAATGACCAGCTTTGTCCAGTCTAATGGGAATACGATTTACTGTTGAAGTTCTGTCTACTGGATTTGGCTGAAACTGGTCAGCTGGTGAAGGCAGgcaaaaagagacagaaaagagcTTCCATGTACACACAGCAGCTTTAGGAAGCGAGGTGAAGGCATGACCTGCCCTTCTTTTTCAACACAGGGTCACGCTCCAGTCACTCACCTTTCAGCTTGTCTCTGGTGTACAGGACTCCCATATCAGCTGGTATAGAGTCAAAGCCACAGCTGCCAATGACATATACtcccttttctgctgctttttcgTTATATTTCAGGTACATTCCTTCCAGAAACTAAAACACAATCAGAACAAGTATTTTAAGCGGAACTCTGGCCATACTCAGTATTAGCCATTAGCATTTTACTGTCACATTATAGCACCCTACATACGGCAAACCACTTACAGGCATCTTTAAGACAGATACATATGATTCTTGTTTTATGGCACAAAAGTGtcacagcagggcagcaggatgTGAGCTACACCAAACTCCTACATGGCATCACAACTGAGACTTGAAGCAGAACTCAaaaatttttgcatttctaGAGAGAACCAAGAGGCTCTCGCCTGAGAGTAGGAAAAGCATACAAGGAATACACAGTAAAGGTTGTTAAAATAACGAAGGCATCTGAAAAACCATAGCTTAGGAGGCAGAAGTCATCTTCACGTTCAAAAGCGTgagcagaaacacaaaatgtatACCACAGAGACTCCTTTGATGGATCCTTGGTATAAGGCAGCATTTTTCCACTGTCACGTACCTGGGGCTCTCCGCTGATGTCGATGCAGCTCGCACCATTCTCAACACAAGCTTCGACCACGGGCTCTCCAAAGAACCTGTACTGTAGTAAGGCGAGAACACCGCACGTagcaaaataaaccccacaccccccaaCTCACCCAGCGTGCTTGACTTAACAAATGTACCcacaataaaagcaaacactggGTGGCTATTCATGCTGCCAAGGGGGGCACAAACGGCACAGCACCagtgggaaggaggagcagcACAGTTTCATGGCCCATAACAGTCTGTGGCACTGACAACCCTATTTTGTAACATAAAATCACCCAGGCCAGTTTAAGACAGCCCGTCTCACTTTATGCTTCCTCCACTCATACTAGTAGCACGTTCCCTGCTTAAATACTCTTGTAAGACGGTGCCAGGACCCGGCTTCCAGCTCATCCTTCGACCCCCTCCCCCAGTTTCAAAGGGGCCAAGGCCTGACCCAGCGGGGTGGGGGCTCCTCTCCCAGCcgctcccaccccagcacagctcgCACCcaccccggcccggcccagcgccCCTCCCCACTTCACAAACCGTTTCTTAACGCTGCCCGTGAAAGACTTAAAtaagaaacaggtaaaaaaacaaaaaaaaaacacccaaccaaaAGCGCGCGCACCCACAGCGGCCCCAGcccaacccccacctgccccagcccggccccgcaccgCTCCCagggcgggggctgcggggggcggccgggcccggcccggggggcgccgggggagCCCCTCCCGCCCCGCACTCACCGGGCCCACGCAGTTGAGCACCAGCCGGGTCTGCCTCGCCACGGCGGCCAGCGAGGCCGGGTCGCCCGCGTCGCACAGCAGCACGGCCACCTCCGCCGCCAGCGCCGCTCTGCCTGCGCGCCGGGCACCGCCGTCAcccgccgcgccccggggccgcggcccaGCCCCGCCTCGGCCCGgccgctccgcccgccgccgccacggGACACCGGCCGCGGCCCggcaccccctccccgccgcggcccgcaCCCAGCCGCTCGGGCACGGCCCATaccgccgcccggccgccgcccgcacccaggcccccgccgcggcccgcaCCCCGTCacacccccccgccgccgcccgtACCCAGCCTCTCGGCCGCCCGCACCCCGACCCCCGGCCCGTCacgcccccccgccgccgcccgtACCCAGCCTCTCGGCCGCCCGCACCCCGACCCCCGGCCCGTCacgcccccccgccgccgcccgtACCCAGCCTCTCGGCCGCCCGCTCCAGCACCGCCTGCAGCTTCTCCCGGCTCCGCCCGGCCACGGCCCAGCGCagggcccggccgcccgccgcccgcgccaCCTCCTCCACCACGAACTGGCCGGTGAAGCCCGAAGCCCCGAACACCACCAGCTCGTAGGGCCGCTGgggcgccccggcccccgcccccgccccgccggccgccaTCAGCACGCGCCGCAGTGCCGCAGTGCCGGCCCGCGCCAGGCACCGGCCGCTATcagccggccccgcccccgccccgcccccccgccccgcccccgccccgcgccgccagGGGGAGGGGCACGGGGCCGCTGCGGACGCTGAGGGGGGCGGAGGGGACCCGAGTGGGTTGCTGAGGGGgcggagggggccggggggggtcTCAGGTGAGCtgagggggcagagggggccgggggggtctCAGGTGAGCtgagggggcagagggggcgggggggggctcagGTGAGctgagggggctgagggggcgggggggggctcagGTGAGCtgagggggcagagggggcgggggggggctcagGTGAGCTGAGCGGGcagagggggcggggggggggctcaggTGAGctgagggggcaggggggctcagGTGAGCTGAGGGGGCAGAGGGACGCTGGCAGCCCCTCAGGGCCCGCAGGCCCCAGTAagggcagcccccccaggcctcGGCAAAAGGCACCTttgctctccctgcagcagctggggaggagggcGAGCGGCTGTCCTATCTCCCTCTCTCAAGGGCTCAGCGGATTTTTGACATACCATGAACAAATAAGACTCCACCAAGAGCCCGCCGAGAGGCGCTGAGCCCAGCTGTGTAAGCAGCACTTGTGGAGGGGCCGACATTACCGGCCCCACAGCACAATTACCTCTCCCGATGAGCGCAGCTCGTTACTAGGAGTTATTGCCCTAAGCATTCCAGCACAGGTGACTGAAATGGCATGAGGGTTGTTActaatcaaaaagaaaaccttaattACCTAGAAGTGAAATGAAGCACTCTCGTTTCCCCCACAATCACAGCAACTGCGTTTCGCtgaacagcaaaagcagcccACCACAAAATCTGGAGTCCCCGCTGCAGCGGGGAGCGGTGGCCGTGGCAAGGAGCATCCCTGGCTGCGTGGCACAGTGAGGGACAGGCGTGTCCTCTGTGCTTCTCATGGCCAGGCTACCGGAGTGCCTGGATTCCAGAGGCTGGCAGGAAGCCACCTGGGAAGCAGCCTTGCTTGCTGGCTCCTTCTCCCCAGGGAGCATGTGCCATATCTAAACAGTTCCTGACAGATGCCCGTCTAACCTGTTTTAAAACCTTTGGTGCTAGAGGCTTTCATGCTGTCCCCGGGGAATCTCCTCCTGTGCTTTGTTATACATAAAGGTGGGGACAAGAGCTAGATCTCCACATCCCATAGTTTCAACACCATACTATTTCTCTTGTTTGTAGAGGACATTGGCAAAATAGTTAATCCCTGAGGAGTATATAAAAAACACGGAAACTCCCACACATCTCCTTAGTCTTCCCTAGATGAGAAAGCACCAATTCTTTCAATCTTGCCTCACGGGCCACATCGTAcatacatttttcctgttttcctctgaacTCTCTCCAGctggtttacttttttcttgaaatctcGTGTTCGCTGCTAGGCCCCACATTCACATTGTCAGGGCTAAATCGATTGAGGTTACGTGTTGTGCCAGAATTTATCTGTTTCTACATGCCCcaaacatttgccttttttttttttttctctttgttaacGGGTGTCACATCGTTgacacagctgcagctcacAATCTGTTCCACCACAGAGTTTCTTTCAAAtcactgctgcctggccagTTTTTCCCCATCTCAGACTTGCGCTGAAGGTTAATGTCCTTTCTGAATACATTCTAAACAGCTCATCTCCGAGGCAGCGGGAGATCCTCTCCTTGAGTAGTGCTGATGCAGTTGTTGGTAGGCCTCCACTATCAGCTGTATCAGTGACGCAACTCAGtctaacaaaaaacaaagagtgggggaggggaggacaaAGACgggttttgtgttcttttttaatgcGGATCATTTTGTTGATCAGATTTATAGAGCAACCCTGCAAAACCCGTTTCTTGTGCTTGAGGTCACTGAACATCTCATTAGTCAAGCTGGTCTCTTGCTACCTTCCTGTCCTTGCTACTGACTGGGATGATTTCCAGCTGTTGAACTCC
Encoded here:
- the SCCPDH gene encoding saccharopine dehydrogenase-like oxidoreductase, with protein sequence MAAGGAGAGAGAPQRPYELVVFGASGFTGQFVVEEVARAAGGRALRWAVAGRSREKLQAVLERAAERLGRAALAAEVAVLLCDAGDPASLAAVARQTRLVLNCVGPYRFFGEPVVEACVENGASCIDISGEPQFLEGMYLKYNEKAAEKGVYVIGSCGFDSIPADMGVLYTRDKLKGTLTAVESFLTVKSGPEGSCVHDGTWKSAVYGLADQDNLRKLRKRIGYTPVPVVGAKLKRRGLVFYSQEFKQYCIPFMGSDASVVKRSQRYLHTELQETPVQYGAYVNVGGLGSVIKLMFAGILFLLLVKFSLGRKLLTKYPAFFSAGRFTKEGPTQKQMDGTSFTMTFFGEGYSEGQDPQNGKPNVKICTEVKGPEPGYVATPIAMVQAALSLLEDAACLPKQGGVYSPGAAFSKTKLIDRLNKRGVEFSVISKPEV